CACTGCAATCAGAACAGGAATGATACGATCCCAGTAAATAGTATATTAGCACAAAATACCTTTCCAACCATATGAACATCATGGGAGGTACTTTTTGGAAGATCTTTAGTGAGTAAAACAAGGTCATTCTCTGACAAACTTTTAGATGCTGTAGAATCATCAATATCATAGACAAATCGAACAAGATGGAAATCATCAACCCTCTCAACTGACAGCACAGATATACTGCCACAGTACATCTCCTCCCATGAAGACATCTCCAGAAAGGAACTATACAGTTGTGCCTTAAATTCCTCCAAAACCAAAGGCCGAAAAATGTTTACATACTGTTCAGGCGAGTGGAATGACACAGGGACCTCCTTTAATTTGTTAACGGTGCGACTCTCATCATCTTTTGCATATGCTAATCTCACTGTTACAAAGAAATCTACTTCTAGTATTGGCCTGTACCAGTCATCCAGTCTTGGAGGCTTGAACCTTTTAACCTGAGCTTCCGGCCTGTGTAGGCTAGATCTATTTTCAAAAGGTGATCTAAGTTGAATGACTTGCCTTTTAGGAGCAACAGGACCAGAATTTGCAAGAAGTGATGGCTGTACGGTTACAGTTCTGAAAGCAGCCTCCAACGGATCATCTGCAGCAACTACCTCCCTCAAAATTGTATCTTTGgttccaaaatttatttttttgcaacCTTGATTAATACTGTTTAATTTAACAGATTCATCAAACTTGTTCTCCTGATCAACTTTACTCTGAGATGAAATAACACTACTTCTGGAGTTGGAGCTTATTTCTTTCCTCTCACTATCAGGGCTTTTTGGTTTGGGACAATGTGGTGGCTTGACTCTTGATTTCTCAGGTTTCTGTGTCTGAGAAACAAGGGAATCTTTTTTCATGGGAGACTCAAGTAGATCCGCTGAAGTATCAGTACCAGTGCCATGGACAACCTTCTTGGCATGGTAAGTTTCTGAAGCTTGCTCATCAGTAGAAGGAAATTCCACCTGGCCATGCAACATTTGATGACCTGACTTACTAGATGCAATATGTTTCTCCTTCTCATCATCGGAAATAACAATCAGATtactttcattcatttttttttctgattttaagGAATCGAAAACTTTTACTTCCATTCCAGTAGAAGGAAGCTGCACATCAGCTGCAGGGTACCTTCCCTCAACAGATGCTCcagaaaacaatttttttgacCTTAAGGTTGAATGTCCAATAGCACAAGAAACTTCTTTAGATAATGTAACACAAAGTCGTGATACTTGTTCTATCAATTCATCCATGTCAACAGCATCTACATTGAAAAAGCATATAACACATGAATAATACCTAGCAATAGACCAATATTGATCACATGAAcaacaaaaagggaaaaaatgagaataaaaatacaattaaccGAAGTAGCACCCAGGAACTTACATCTATAAGAAGaagaatttatattaaaatgtagTACAATTTGTATAGTCACAATCTaaacaaaatgaattttatggttgattacattcaaattcataaattgttggattttgaatgagtagtgaatttaaaaattatcatacaAAAAAAAGAGTGGACTTTGAATGCTATCTTTGCACACTTGTTCAAATAAAAATGTACATTTACTCTCTACTAATTCTTACATAGCTATATGGATCCTTACAGTTTGTATAAACTCCAAATTAAATAtgcaaacaatttttttatccaaatgaaacataaaaaattaaaagacagTAAGCCGAACTTACCGCTTGAAATAAGATTTTCAACAGCCCCAACCATCAACAGAGAACTATCACTCCTTAATAGCTTGATTACATTCAGCAAAGATATTACAGCCTTTTTCCAATAGACAACAATGACCTTAAGTTGAGACTTTCCCCAGTCCATAAGATCATGAAGCCATTTGAAATCCACTAAATTCCCTAATGCTACTTTAGAATCTCCAAACAAACTAACAAGTGACGGACTGAGTCTTCCAAATAGAACAGGGAGGATCTCAAGCACACGAACACAAGTCATCTGAAAAGGAAGCAAATAATATCAACTATGCCTGCTAAATGGAGCTATTAAACAGAAATTTAATGCTTTTATTACCTGTACACAAGAATAATGACAGTCTCTTCTATAATTTGATAGCAGCAAAAGACTAGCCAACAATGCATGCGCAAAGGCAAATATACAAACAGATAGGGAGGCATTAATGCACATTCAAAAGCATTGTATGACGAGGTCATACAAAGTGAATTTGTAAGACCCAAAAAGTTAGTCCAGAAGGGACTAATTAACTCTCTTCAGATGCGTCCATAACAgcaattaaatgtaaaatgCACTTCCAAATATAATCAAGaatttgcaaaaagaaaaacaaaaatgcaatgaaaatcAAAGGATGATACCTGACAAAGACTGTAATTAACAAATGCCTTCCCTTCTACCAAGCACTTGCATAAGGCTGGCCACACAATTTCTGACAATGAGTAACAGAAATTTTCCCTTAATTTTGGGTCAACACTGGAGTAATTTCTGCCCATGTTTGCAGGCAAAGCATCAAACAATGGCTGCTTAAGAAATCCACCCTGAGAAGAGTACATCATGATATTTGAGGCATTGGAAGAATCTTCTGCTATTTCTGAATTAGGCAAGTCCTCATCTTTAAGTAATTTGCATAGAACAAAGAAAAAGTGGTGCAAAgtctgaaattttaataaaacagaATCTAACTGGACCTGGAGAGTGCAAGAAAAAGACATCAGAATATGCCTGACCTCTATGCAGAAGTAGCAACATCATTGAATCACTAATGTGCTGTAAATCTACAGTAGCAGAACATCTATGATATTGCAAAAAAAGCCCTTGTTCAGGAATGTCCTTTAATCTAGAGTACTATAAGCTGAGAGCATAATCAGTTTGTGCCAACAACATTAgataaacaagaaaatatagCTAAATGCTCACTGTGCTTCTTTTAAGAGCTACTGCAACAGGAGTAACACTTACAAGTCTCAAGGCATGCCTCAAGCCCAAATAAACAGCAGATAGAGAAAGAATGTCAGAGCAAAGAAACTTCAAGCCACAACCAAGACCCCGTGTATTTGAAACTTGTTCCAAGATACACTTGCCAAACTGCCTCACATTCTGCATCAgaaaaaacaagaacaaaagttTATGCACAAATCCTGAGAGACCAACCACAGCAGACTTTTTTCATCACTTGATCTATATCATAAAGGCAATACAAGTTAATTTATGAGATCTAGACAACAATTAGACATACATCATTTGGGTCCACAAGTGAGAGGATCAAGCTTTCACCCATCCTAGGTTCCCAAGACCACTGCTTTCGAAGTTCCCCTTGCCCCATTCGAATCAAAAAATGTGCAGTTAACCTGTCAAAGAGCATCCAGTATTGTAAATTGCATTTAACTTGATATGTGGGTTTCTCATTAGAGACAATTTGAAAACATATAACAGATTTTGCTATAAAGTAAAAGATGTAGACAAAGAAGATACATGCTAAGAACCTGTTGAAAGTCTTTATCAAAGGAAGACACATTGTTGACAACCTCATTGAGTTTTTAGATTCCTTCCCCCCTCCATCATCAGAACCAGTTGGTATCTTCCATCCAAATGTACTTGAGATTTCTGCAGCGGAGGATGAAAGCCAACCTCTAATATCAAGGGCCATTTCAGCACTATTCTCAGGTTCTATCATAGGGAAACGAGATCGAGCCCATAATACAGCCTTGGAAAATGATATTGGGAAAACTGAAGGATCAATATCAACAAGAACATCAATCCACAACATAGGAATAGACATCCATTCTCTATACTCTGGAGAAGTAATTTGGCTCTGAGTGCTAAATTCACTCCAACAACCAGTATCGCTATCTTCAACATACTGAGTAAATGGAAGCTTATTATGTCCTTCCTCGTCATCTAACTCAATAGAAGAGTTTTTAGCAATACTTGTAGCTATGCAACAATTCAGCATTGAAGTTATCAAGGCAGCGGCATCAGACACTAGAATCGTTTGTATGAGATCAAAGGCAGGCTGGCGCAGGGAACTGTAGAGTGAAGAATCCTTCAAAGAAGACACAAGAGAAGGACCCCTGTCCAGCATGATTGCTGAAATATCAGTCATAAATTTGTTTCTTTGCAAACTCCCTCAATATGAAGCAAAGAGTtctgcatatatatatatgtcagtACAGTATGTCCTTTAGCTAGATTACTAAATGCCCTAAGAATAAGTACCAAGACAGCAAGCTTTACAGCACAAACTTTTCCTTCAGTAAAAGAGGGGATATTTGGTTTCAGAACAGACAGACACTTAGAGAGAGCACTCCCATCTATTGCTGCTAGAAAAATTGAACTTCCAAATATTTATCCATGGCAAACAATAACTAAGGTCAAACTTGTACAATAATAATGCTTTAGCTAACAGAAACGCCATTCTCTTCCACCAATATCCATGTTCATCCAATACCATCTTGGCCCTCAAACCCTCTCTCTGAGAAGTAACAACTCAGAATGGGAAAAACCAAAACACATTAAATAACAGCATTTCATCCATCCCCAAATATTGATTCCTAAAAAAGGTTTGAAAATGTACAGGATAATGATATTCAATAACACATACCACATATGAGCACATTCAAAAGGAGGGCATGGTGGATTCATCTTGTAGCCTCGATGTATGATAAGAAGAGCAATCTGAAAATAAAATCTTGTAATAAATTGCACAACAATAGAACCAttacaacaaaaagaaagagagaataaGAAAGTACAAAGCATTTCCATCCACCATATTCCAGAATATAGTAAGGACCTTGCAGGCTGTTTTTCTCATTAAAACACTGAAGTTAGTGCTCACAGGAACTTGGtggagaagaaaataaaggaaatgcCTGCGTTGCTTTTCATGTTCCCCGTCTTGCAAAGCTtcaagtgactaaaataaaatttatcacaCATCAGCAACTTTATAACAACTATATATGCTGCAAAGTTAACATCAACTGTCAAGTAAGAAAAGAACGTGCCTGCAGAAATGGCAGGAAAAGATCAAAAATATCTTTATGCATCTTCTCATTTCTAGTGTGAAAACACTGACCCAACAACGTGTTGCGCATCACACTGGGAGATAATGTAGCCCTTAGCCAAAGCTTACAACCTTAAGAAAGTAGAAAAACATAATTAGCTATTTGGGGGAAAAGGcaagagaaaaggaaaatgaaaaaaaaagggctcATACCAAGCATTTTGAAAAGTTCTCTCAAGCAACTAACAGCATGGGAAAATTCAGGTGAATCACCACTTATATGGTTGAGCACAATATCAAGAAAGATGGGATAGCGCTCCAGTATTCCCTCTTCAAAAGCTGGAGGTTCCAAGAACTCAAGCCTTCATCTCAAGAGAAAGAACATTACATTACAGAGAAAGaagacaaaataaaaagttatagaTGATCAAGAATTTAACCCTACTTCCTTACAAGGATGTAATCCCAAGCCATATGGGTAAGCGGTCCAGCTGTGCTCTTGGCCTTGAAGTCTCTAAAGGTGAAGGCAATACTTCATTCTCCAAAAAGCCAATGAACTTTTTAAGCAAAGGTTGCAAAGGTTCCAGATCCATTGCTCTCCTACATAAAGACAGAACAAgtataaggaaataaagtgtgataaattaaaatgatataaaccTTGGTTTCCAGGAATGATGGATGAACATAAATGATTggataattaaagaaaaaaaaactcacagCGACAAGCAAAACATTACAGAATGCACCATgtacaataaaagaaaacaatatttGAACCTTTTTAATGCTCTTTTAAACAAAAGGGACAACAATTCCAGATGagcataataataaaacaataacagAAGGGGAAATCAACATACTAGCATTGGTACAAAGCAACAATACCTCATTTTTCCCATACATTTAGCTAAACGATGACCAACAGTCCGCACTCTTCTATTGAAAAAAAGCAATGCATAAACACCCTGACAAACATGTCTACTTGATGAGGTGgagatcaaaatgaaaaaccaCAGACAGAAAAGGTGCATAAAAAACTTTGCAGTGAAATACCGGAAACTGTTGCCCAGCCAAAGCCAATTCATGCATATCATCAACAGCTTCaatgaacttttcaaaatctataaacaaGGCCTGATCATCTAATAGGGTGGGAAACATCAAAACCTGTGAGCAATTAGACAGTAAACAAGAAGCAAGGAGAAGTCAGCAgggcaaaacaaaataaaaactaatatacatatatgtgagCTATCTAATCAGCTAGAGCCAACATACCGAATATGAGATAATTAACTCAGAAATTTTGATCACTAAAGGAACTCAGCAAATTTGATCAAACCCAACCTACTCCCATGTGTACCACTTTCTTTATATACTAACTTAAAAACAATGATAATAGGggaaacaaaaacaacaactaGATATTATGTTTCATAACCaactctttaaattatttatggaaAAGATAAGTTTCATTCAAGATAGGAACCTACAAAGAAACAATACCAAAGAAAGCGCAAAAACAACATAATGGTTTCCTAAGTGTTAGATATTGATATCTAAATCATCAATAAATCATCAGAATAGCATAAAAAATGTACAAAACGCAAATGCAATTAGAATAAACACCCCATGCTCATTGCCTAACTATAAGATAGGTATCGTGTTAAACAAAGCCTTCTTAACcaccaaaaaaattttgcaaCTGGATGCGAGTAAAGATGAGAGGGAGACAGAAACTTAATCATCCACCAGGGACTAGATAAATTGACTGGTGTGCTCCTTCTCTGTGCACTAATAAGCATTTATCATTCACCACATACCTGCAGCTTGTTCTTACAATTAAGAAGACTTTAAAGcataaaccaaaaagaaaaagaaaaacgaaactAAATAACAGTTTCACCTTATTCTAGTTAGCATGATGGCAAATTGTCAAATGCAAGTACCAAAAGATAATACATGGAAGTAGAAAAAGAAGAGTAATTATACCTCATACATGAGATTGACAACCTCGGCATTATCACATACAGGATCATACTCCTGCCGCACCAATCTTTCATTGATCTCTCTCAAATGTTGAGTCACCCTTTCTTCATCAAGGCTCCGCAACACATCAAGAAGGGGACCTATGGTACACAACTCATACTCCGTGCTGTACATCTCCTGGGCTTGATGGTGCTGAGAAACACATTGAATGCAATGGCGCATTTCCTCAGAGATCCTCTTCCATAGAAGCCGTAGAGGGGAATCATTGCGGTcatctttaaaataattgtagAAAGTTTCCAAGAGAGGACCCATTATATCCCATGAGCCACACCAAATGTGATTTTCCTTTGGTAAACTTATCAACACACTGAATGCATCAGCAAACCTGGCATACGAAAAAGGCCAAAGAAATCCCAGCTTTGTAAACTTATAAAGGCAACAAAGCCTATAGAACTGGAAAACTACAAACAATTTCCTCAACAAATAGGAAACCGAGAACAAAGAATTAATGAAGCTCAAAAGGAGAACCTTCACAGTGATAGCATGCAAGGAATTTAGTAACTAGATAAGTTCATCTatcaatgaaattttcaaaagaaaacaaataaatagtcAATATTATAAACACATATACATAAAATGGAGAGAACCTCCAATGattaaggggaaaaaaaaaagggcctCGAGAAAAGTTTTCCCAAAATATAAAACCACCTCAATAATATTGGCATCAATAATTCATACATAAGAGGAAAATCACATCGGCATGCACATaataatttatggtgaatttacTTTGCACGAGGTAATAATAAAACTGCACAGGAAAAGAAGTAATCAAGATCCGTCATCATTTTGGACAAGAAGGCAGTTATCTTCTTGACAGAAACAACTAAAGTACAATTGCTTTTAGAACTGAAAAACAAGAAGAGGAACAGCAACACATTCAAGTTCCAtagcaaaattttccaaaataaattagTCACGTAATTGGCCACAAAACTAAATGCCAATATCCAACATTTCTAAAACTTATAATCAAAACTTTTCAAATGCAAAACCAATCTACggatatatattcttttaactttcaaaaCTTTTCAAATGCAAAACCAATCTAcgaatatatattcttttaacttccgtttatttaaattatggaAAGCAGAACTACAATGGTCAAGAATAAGCAATGCACCAGCTCTAACATAATTATTCTCACAATAGTTTCACAACCCAATGTGAACTTCAAGCAAAATTCCGTTTCCAGAGCTCTTCTCAATAACAAACAGTCAGTTcagtaaaacaaaaacaacgAAAAATGTGACAATGTCAAAATCAAACTTATGGCATTTTactaattttctttcatttcgaTATCAGCGGGAATGATCAGTAAAacgaataataaaaataaatatcttgAAGCAATTGCACAAGAAAATacgagagagaaaaaaagaaaaacgaaaagaaaCCATTCTTCCTTGCGCTTGTGCAGACGACGTCGCATAGAAGGATCAATATCGTCggtttcttcttcctcttcttcgaTGCCGCTCCATCGTTCCAACAACTCTCTTCTAGAAGCAACTTTCTTGGCCATTTTCAAACTACTTTTtcttaattgataaaatattaaacaaaaaacaATGGAGAATTGATATtggaaaataagaaatatatgattttagggtttttccatttgCGAATGACTCGCTAAAGAAGACGTTGgtacattttatgttttatagacATGaatgaaacggcgtcgtttaacTTAAGACTTTGCGCCTCCCGGCActaagatttttctttttccttttaaattaagAGATGTTGGATAAAAGTAGAGTTCCCAGCTGGATTGCTTTCTATCGGTTAAAGCGTACTAGAAGTCCCTCTCCTATAGCAAGAAATTCATTTTAGATCATCTACTTAAAAATTACTATAGATTAATCTTTCATATTGTAAATTTTACTCATAAAATTGATACGTGTATCATACTTAcctaattcaattcataaaaatCTAACCACAAAATAATCAACACATTGGCTAAAAAATAATCCATGTCTTTTATAATCAAGGTAAAAATGGTCaatgttgaaaaattaaattatcataaataatcaagTTCGTAAGTGAAATAGCCACAAATGGAAAGAAGTAGTCACAAATGGAAAATTCATGAGCTTTTTGGGAGTGTGTTCTATGAGGTTTTTcaacaaaagaatattttaaagatacaTAAAtgtgatatgatatattttgttcaaattatcaataatttaatgacaaattttagtgatgtaattatctaaataaattttaatatataaaaattaatttgaagcaatttttagtaaagagactaaaatgaattttacatAGTACTCCTAGTAGACTTTGATTGTTTAATTCAAGcttattaatatattagattATGTCACAATTATATTGTAGGTGAaattttttagggtaaactaaaAAGATAGTTACCTAAAATATTAGCGTATTTTACTTTGGTcacttagatttaatttttttattttagttacgGATGCTatcgaaatttaatatttttgtgttAAATAGCTAACGGTTAcctttttaatgttataatacaaaatttagCTTTCCAAtgtttacaaattctatcaatttaatcctaaatcttaaaaattcaacaaactAACCATCaactttacacattttgtcaatttatatataaatgtattgataaatattcatttattttaattataatgataaaattgtttaaatattaatttagattacaaaggcatattttaaaattttctttaactaatatcacaacaaaaatattattaaaaatacattgagtgaacattaaaatataaataaatatattaaaacattgaaaattcaAGTTAGTTgaaacataaaaacaaataaaattactcaataaaagcaaaattgaaaaatgaaatgtgtAAGTaagcaagaagaagaagaaaaagcatcttttaaaatgaaagtttaaatttgaaaaaaagtttttattacgtataatatttatagagttaacggtgagtaattaaatttaaaaataattatgatttaaatattaatttataaatttaagaaatgatgattttaatatacttatgatttttaaaacttaaaaataatacatgttAAGATGTAATctaatatataatgaaaaattgaatacaaatatatatattacataaaaaagagatatatgtttgattatttgaaaaatctaatcaaattggtaattttatttttaaaataaattatgatatatatttgattatttaattctagataataaaactttggttttaaattttaaaatttaattatttaaatatattattttaaatatttgattattcaaatttatttttgcattatattattaagttaatataaatatataataattattcataaagttgTTCGAAAATATGATAAAACCTAATGAATAACtcaattatgtaatttaaaagaaatacttcttttaaaaatgtgataatgaattttaacattttttatgttaatatcaaaatctataatatatattaatatcgataatatttaaataaatatttaaattgaatcaaattgataaattatctaattaaatatttatttaaactttaaaattctatttatctaattaaatatttaatataatataaatatgtaataattatttttaaagttatttgaaaataataatgaaatctAATGAATAGATCaattataacttaaaaatacttttaaaaatgagataattaattttttaaaatttatgttaaaatcaaaatttaacatacataataaaatatataataaataaatgtttatataataatatatataataattaattaattatctaattaattttttatttaattaaatatttatctaaatagaaaaacatagattcataattttaatggttgtGTACCttattatatgatatatgatatagattgttatttatatatatttataatatttctgattttcttttcttatttttcaatattttgtccaattaaaccaattaattaaaattgatattttgagtAGTAAAACATGGGTAAATTATCCTTTAAAATCATGTCAttcctattttattattctaaaataatattattaaggaCTACTATTAATAACTTTAagcattttggtcactcaattaaGCATCAAACGATTGTGTCTGCCatgtgtgtttttattttatatgttattaaattaaattcccaaaaaaattaaatcgttttgGTTTGCCCCAACAAATCCAACTTGAAACTGCAACGTAAGAAACTCAGATTTTAGTTTTGcttaaattgttgttttagCTCGAGgaaaaatagcttaaatgaaAGATGGGAAGATTTTATATACATTTGATACTAGATAACCTTCGATGCGGGACAGACATATTGCTAGCTTTCTAAATGGCAATCTTCTCAAAAGCTTCAATGGGACGCACAGAGTGTATGTTGACAGAATTACAACACTCATTGCCCTCATTTTTGAACCCATAATTGAGAGCACAAAGTTGATGGAGGTGACAATGATAGATGTTCCGGGTATACACTATCGCATGTCATCCACACACCATAGCTAGAAACAGGTGTTGCATATCTGCTCACGCTGAAACAAAGCATTGCTTAAACCTGtcgttatcatgttgtaaccaACCTTGACGAGGTCCTCATATCCGCAAGCACCGTCGACGACGTCACGAGGATCTGATGTTGGTATAAAGTGGCGCATGCGAAGTGCCAAATGGAGAATTAAGGCACTGGTGGGGAAGAATAGTATTGGGAAGTGACGGTAGAGATGAGTGAGAGTGAGAGGAGAAGAGCTGCTACTACAGTTATAGATGGCATTAAAATACGATCGTTTTGgataaaatgacttaattttttAGGGAATTTAATTTATGACATGTACTTCACAGGCACAATTAGCATTCTGTTTGGTGACCAAAATGCTGAAGTTATCAACAGCAGCgcttaaattgataaattttattttaatgtgaaTAAAATAGGAACTGGTAATTTTAGAGGGACTAATGGATAGTTTAGCCTTATCAGTTAAGCAAACCGTTATCACGGTAATGCGTAAAGTCGAAAAACGAAGCTAAATCTGAGTCAGAACCTCCCAAGAAAGGTTAGCATTGAGGGAAGAAAGAAATGCCATTGATGAGAAGCAGCTCCCTCCCCAAACCAGCCGAATCAGCGGAGCACCGAACTGACACCTCAGTTAAATTCGGCACTCCCGAGGCCCTCGACTACGTCCGCTCCCTTACCGACGTGGGAGCCATGACGCGTCTCCTCCACGAATGCGTCGCTTACCAGCGAGCCCTCGATCTAGACCTCGACACCCTCCTCTCCCAGCGTTCCGACCTCGACAAGACTCTCAACAACCTCCAAAGATCCGCTGACGTTCTCGACATCGTCAAGGCCGAATCCGATCACATGCTCTCCAACATCACCTCCACCTGTGACCTCGCCAACCAAGTCAGCCGCAAGGTCCGCGAACTCGACCTCGCTCAATCCCGCGTTAACTCCACGCTCCTCCGCATTGACGCCATTGTAGAGAGGGGGAATTGCATCGATGGCGTCAAAAGCGCTCTCGACGCTGAGGATTATGAGTCAGCCACCGAATACGTACGGACGTTTCTGGAGATCGATGATAAGTTTAAGGATTCTGAATCCGACCAAAGGAAACAGTTGTTAGCGTCGAAGAAGCTGCTGGAAGGGATTGTAAAGAAGAAACTCACGGCTGCCGTGGATCAAAGGGATCATCCTActattttgagatttattaagCTTTATTCGCCCTTGGGGCTTGATGAAGAAGGCTTGCAAATTTATGTTGGGTATTTGAAGAAAGTGATTGGGATGAGATCTAGATTAGAATATGAGCATTTGATTGAGTTAGTGGAACAGAGCCATGGACAAAATCAGAACCATCAAGTAAATTTTGTTGGGT
This genomic stretch from Gossypium raimondii isolate GPD5lz chromosome 6, ASM2569854v1, whole genome shotgun sequence harbors:
- the LOC105772946 gene encoding uncharacterized protein LOC105772946 isoform X1, with the translated sequence MAKKVASRRELLERWSGIEEEEEETDDIDPSMRRRLHKRKEEWFADAFSVLISLPKENHIWCGSWDIMGPLLETFYNYFKDDRNDSPLRLLWKRISEEMRHCIQCVSQHHQAQEMYSTEYELCTIGPLLDVLRSLDEERVTQHLREINERLVRQEYDPVCDNAEVVNLMYEVLMFPTLLDDQALFIDFEKFIEAVDDMHELALAGQQFPGVYALLFFNRRVRTVGHRLAKCMGKMRRAMDLEPLQPLLKKFIGFLENEVLPSPLETSRPRAQLDRLPIWLGITSLLEFLEPPAFEEGILERYPIFLDIVLNHISGDSPEFSHAVSCLRELFKMLGCKLWLRATLSPSVMRNTLLGQCFHTRNEKMHKDIFDLFLPFLQSLEALQDGEHEKQRRHFLYFLLHQVPVSTNFSVLMRKTACKIALLIIHRGYKMNPPCPPFECAHMWGPSLVSSLKDSSLYSSLRQPAFDLIQTILVSDAAALITSMLNCCIATSIAKNSSIELDDEEGHNKLPFTQYVEDSDTGCWSEFSTQSQITSPEYREWMSIPMLWIDVLVDIDPSVFPISFSKAVLWARSRFPMIEPENSAEMALDIRGWLSSSAAEISSTFGWKIPTGSDDGGGKESKNSMRLSTMCLPLIKTFNRLTAHFLIRMGQGELRKQWSWEPRMGESLILSLVDPNDNVRQFGKCILEQVSNTRGLGCGLKFLCSDILSLSAVYLGLRHALRLVQLDSVLLKFQTLHHFFFVLCKLLKDEDLPNSEIAEDSSNASNIMMYSSQGGFLKQPLFDALPANMGRNYSSVDPKLRENFCYSLSEIVWPALCKCLVEGKAFVNYSLCQMTCVRVLEILPVLFGRLSPSLVSLFGDSKVALGNLVDFKWLHDLMDWGKSQLKVIVVYWKKAVISLLNVIKLLRSDSSLLMVGAVENLISSDAVDMDELIEQVSRLCVTLSKEVSCAIGHSTLRSKKLFSGASVEGRYPAADVQLPSTGMEVKVFDSLKSEKKMNESNLIVISDDEKEKHIASSKSGHQMLHGQVEFPSTDEQASETYHAKKVVHGTGTDTSADLLESPMKKDSLVSQTQKPEKSRVKPPHCPKPKSPDSERKEISSNSRSSVISSQSKVDQENKFDESVKLNSINQGCKKINFGTKDTILREVVAADDPLEAAFRTVTVQPSLLANSGPVAPKRQVIQLRSPFENRSSLHRPEAQVKRFKPPRLDDWYRPILEVDFFVTVRLAYAKDDESRTVNKLKEVPVSFHSPEQYVNIFRPLVLEEFKAQLYSSFLEMSSWEEMYCGSISVLSVERVDDFHLVRFVYDIDDSTASKSLSENDLVLLTKDLPKSTSHDVHMVGKVERRERDNKRKSSMLLIRFYLQNGSIRLNQARRQLLERSKWHASRIMSITPQIREFHALSSIKDIPLLPAILNPVSDPTISYKPTLDFSKLSQPLQQLLRSSFNDSQLQALNVAVGSQKIKKDFELSLIQGPPGTGKTRTIVAMVGVLLASFQRRTNESENSQSGYLRQCYNSSTNSNARVSEATAIARAWQDAALARQLNEDVERSKKSIESSTRGRVLICAQSNAAVDELVSRISSEGLYGRDGKRYKPYLVRVGNAKTVHPNSLPFYIDTLVDHRLAEEKMHTNDARNDLSMESSSTVLRSNLEKVVENIRFCETKRANIRDGNSSIKKTSEGSNKEMDVKEMAGPELEAKLQRLYEQKKQIYKDLSAAQAQEKKTNEETKALRHKLRKSILKEAEIIVTTLSGCGGDLYGVCAETISSFKFGNPSEHTLFDAVVIDEAAQALEPATLIPLQLLKSRGTKCIMVGDPKQLPATVLSNVASKYMYECSMFERLQRAGHPVVMLTEQYRMHPEICRFPSLHFYDKKLLNGDTVLSKSASFHGTEGLGPYVFYDVVDGLELHGKNSGALSLYNECEADAAVELLKFFRKRYPSEFVVCKIGIITPYKCQLSLLRSRFSSVFGSSVINDIEFNTVDGFQGREVDILVFSTVRASSSSQGVSSSSSIGFVADVRRMNVALTRAKLSLWILGNTRTLQTDRNWSALVKDAKQRNLVLSIKRPYSISFRTNTGKTLVPEGSDNHLSQMKHVEKVRGDGQLAKQNECREKLKFEGKRKHIDSVADCNWSSAGGDIDSVKSKDKHRSKRKAKDDCEPPPGRTILSASANDDRRRPQKVKSRVPEKLLISSGSQEKEGSEVKVKMGENQRSNNDNGGQEVGRSGKNKMSKESKKSSVQEQSSNVSTPRPDGNNEERESNKGGRDPKEVATSQNLFLKRKQQREAVDAILFSGLIPSKKSEQSSKKLHQERSIVPPSVASGSFKPPKKRKGPPNS